The following are from one region of the Fusarium keratoplasticum isolate Fu6.1 chromosome 4, whole genome shotgun sequence genome:
- a CDS encoding S-formylglutathione hydrolase produces MAFTTNATITSFGGRFLKLTHQSSVTGTPMNATLYLPPSASSSKPAPLLIYLSGLTCSPDNVTEKGFLHAHASSLGLALLYPDTSPRGLDLPGEHDSWDFGSAAGFYIDATKDPWSKNYNMESYVSKELHDLIFQEFKELDSSRVSISGHSMGGHGALTLFLKNPGKYKSVSAWAPISNPSKCPWGDKAFSGYFGDDKEEWKKHDATELVKSWKGHFPALIDVGTADNFYKAGQLLPENLEKAVKEAGIEGLNVRYRDGYDHSYFFISTFGEDHVKHAAKALGLL; encoded by the exons atggccttcaccaccaacgcaaccatcaccagcttCGGTGGCCGCTTTCTCAAGCTCACTCACCAATCCTCCGTCACGGGAACCCCCATGAACGCGACCCTCTATCTTCCcccctcagcctcatcctccaaaCCCGCTCCCCTCCTCATCTACCTCTCGGGCCTCACCTGCTCCCCCGACAATGTCACCGAGAAGGGCTTCCTGCACGCCCACGCCtccagcctcggcctcgctctcctctACCCAGACACCTCTCCCCGAGGTCTTGACCTCCCCGGTGAGCACGACTCATGGGACTTTGGCAGCGCCGCGGGCTTCTACATCGATGCCACCAAGGACCCCTGGAGCAAGAACTACAACATGGAGTCGTACGTCTCCAAGGAGCTGCACGACCTCATCTTCCAGgagttcaaggagctcgacTCCTCTCGCGTGTCCATCTCGGGCCACTCGATGGGCGGCCACGGCGCCCTgaccctcttcctcaagaaCCCGGGCAAGTACAAGAGCGTCAGCGCCTGGgcccccatctccaacccTTCCAAGTGCCCCTGGGGTGACAAGGCCTTCTCGGGCTACTtcggcgacgacaaggaggagTGGAAGAAGCACGACGCCaccgagctcgtcaagagcTGGAAGGGCCACTTCCCCGCTCTGATTGACGTG GGTACTGCCGATAACTTTTACAAGGCGGGCCAGCTTCTCCCCGAGAACCTCGAaaaggccgtcaaggaggctgGCATTGAGGGTCTCAACGTCCGCTACCGAGAT GGCTACGACCACTCgtacttcttcatctccaccTTTGGCGAGGACCACGTCAAGCACGCCGCCAAGGCTCTCGGTCTTTTGTGA
- a CDS encoding UDENN domain-containing protein: MASFQSTLPYLTRTVSNNTNTNTNSSHNHNHSNYSNGSLPNRRTSLASFHSSRPESQMSQTSPPPSRSPLPPGLEGDHISDPNSQSKTPSSGLSSQHSSLSAPRRTNPHARPSRKLRSQYPRSSTENHVEYILVASFDIDRGPVMEHQYPVAITGDENMLAELMLPDQAHARNQDWTIFFLHKDTSQEEEDEERKAKEERRRRRKRRRDRAAGIIDEEDEEAEDDLLEDDWDDEEDDDDDDSSTDSEPEGGEGPPLIYVLNLVNTKHDKSVKRGAIVKAMAICTRHPFLHIYKPLLLLALEEYFKAPVPETLAMLYESVNAMDLSLMPKLSLLERHLLQASDNKDLFVEKFEQMIQMRIAEDQSEEAADQSLDATRSPTKLTGISRAGTKAHVEGGQSIYSVPRDTHEFESKVMYKGIPIPIKVPVAVMPETVGDFSLIKLIQNFSDSHQKTPQPFALHPHLTTNGINTHPIIVLANALLTQKRIIFLGYNMPSGEVAEAVLAACALASGGILRGFTRHAFPYTDLTKIDDLLNVPGFIAGVTNPTFEHHPEWWDVLCDLPSGRVKISTKIDPAPVTEGLLYFQQQNSAFAGVASGTTNTTQDYTGDNAFMADILRSIAARHGERVIRAKWRDWVGKFTQIAAKFEESVYGASALYIGGEDQDLMPPGANGHGYVWADDTAKHKELAGNVTRIEGWRNTRSYYSFIQDLAQIYTVRPLKGLDLAHLHDRLRMQRLTPAQSRDIYLTVSKHVHTYDEICLLLSVAPESHAGLFYLALGLFHKDREVRIKTADLLERIAEHEAGQHWWKSLSRFEKLAYMRLRRELDAELRAKLEKEGLGNPEVDKRIS, translated from the exons ATGGCCTCGTTCCAGTCGACGCTGCCGTACCTGACCAGGACGGTCAgtaacaacaccaacaccaacaccaacagcagcCATAATCATAACCATAGCAACTACTCCAATGGGTCGTTACCCAACCGACGCACCTCCCTAGCCTCCTTCCACTCGTCTCGCCCGGAATCGCAAATGTCACAAACCTCGCCGCCTCCCTCGAGGTCACCGCTTCCTCCTGGCCTCGAAGGCGATCACATTTCAGACCCCAACTCTCAGTCCAAGACTCCCTCGAGCGGCCTCTCCTCGCAGCACTCGTCTCTGTCGGCGCCGCGTCGCACGAACCCCCACGCACGACCCTCACGAAAGCTTCGTTCGCAGTATCCGCGGAGCTCAACCGAGAACCATGTCGAATATATCCTCGTCGCCTCCTTTGATATCGACCGGGGCCCTGTTATGGAACATCAGTATCCAGTTGCGATCACTGGAGATGAGAATATGCTTGCCGAGCTGATGTTGCCCGACCAAGCCCACGCCCGTAATCAGGATTGGACCATCTTTTTCTTGCACAAGGATACTAGtcaggaggaagaggacgaggagcgcAAAGCCAAGGAAGAACGGAGGAGACGGCGCAAGAGGCGGCGCGATAGGGCAGCTGGCATAAtagacgaggaggacgaggaggcggaagatgaCTTACTGGAAGATGACtgggacgatgaggaggacgacgatgacgacgattcGTCTACCGATAGCGAACCCGAAGGCGGAGAAGGACCGCCACTGATCTATGTTCTAAATCTGGTCAACACTAAGCATGACAAGTCGGTAAAGCGAGGAGCCATTGTCAAAGCCATGGCCATCTGCACGCGCCATCCCTTCCTGCATATATACAAG CCGTTATTGTTATTGGCGTTGGAAGAGTACTTCAAGGCGCCTGTGCCCGAGACGTTGGCCATGCTATACGAGTCGGTCAACGCCATGGACCTGTCCCTGATGCCCAAGCTGAGCCTCCTTGAGCGGCACCTGCTGCAGGCGAGCGACAATAAGGATCTCTTTGTGGAAAAGTTTGAGCAGATGATCCAGATGCGGATAGCCGAAGACCAGAGTGAGGAGGCGGCAGACCAGTCATTGGATGCGACTCGGAGCCCGACGAAGCTGACTGGTATATCGAGGGCCGGCACCAAGGCCCATGTCGAGGGTGGCCAGTCGATTTACTCGGTTCCCCGCGACACGCATGAGTTTGAGAGCAAGGTCATGTACAAGGGCATTCCTATTCCCATCAAAGTGCCTGTGGCCGTCATGCCCGAGACGGTGGGTGACTTCTcgctcatcaagctcatccagaACTTTTCGGATTCGCACCAGAAGACGCCTCAGCCATTTGCGCTGCACCCTCACCTTACCACGAATGGCATCAACACGCACCCCATTATCGTGCTAGCCAATGCGCTGTTGACGCAAAAGAGGATCATCTTTCTGGGCTACAACATGCCCTCAGGAGAGGTCGCTGAAGCTGTCCTGGCAGCGTGTGCCCTTGCGTCTGGCGGCATCTTGCGCGGATTCACACGGCACGCCTTCCCTTACACTGACTTGACAAAGATTGACGACCTGCTCAATGTCCCTGGATTCATCGCCGGTGTGACAAATCCTACCTTTGAGCACCACCCCGAATGGTGGGACGTTCTGTGTGATCTGCCCAGCGGACGGGTAAAGATCAGTACAAAGATTGATCCTGCTCCAGTGACAGAAGGCCTGTTATACTTTCAGCAGCAAAACTCTGCTTTTGCCGGTGTAGCCAGCGGTACTACAAACACTACTCAGGACTACACCGGCGACAATGCCTTTATGGCCGACATCTTAAGGAGCATTGCAGCGAGACACGGTGAGCGTGTGATTAGGGCAAAATGGCGTGACTGGGTTGGCAAGTTTACCCAGATCGcggccaagtttgaggagagCGTCTATGGCGCGAGCGCCTTGTACATCGGGGGTGAGGATCAGGACTTGATGCCACCCGGTGCGAATGGGCATGGCTACGTTTGGGCAGATGACACGGCGAAGCATAAGGAGCTCGCCGGTAATGTGACCAGAATCGAAGGATGGCGCAACACCCGCAGCTATTACAGCTTCATCCAG GATCTGGCTCAGATCTATACCGTCAGGCCActcaagggccttgacctcgctCATCTTCATGACCGTCTGCGCATGCAACGTCTCACGCCGGCACAGAGCCGGGACATTTATCTAACAGTGTCCAAACACGTCCATACGTACGACGAGATTTGCCTGCTTCTGAGTGTCGCACCTGAGTCCCACGCGGGACTCTTCTATCTCGCTCTCGGCCTGTTCCACAAGGACCGCGAAGTACGCATCAAGACGGCCGATCTCCTAGAACGTATCGCCGAGCATGAGGCCGGCCAGCACTGGTGGAAGAGTCTGAGCCGTTTCGAGAAGCTCGCCTACATGCGTCTCCGTCGAGAGCTCGACGCCGAGCTCCGGGCCAAGCTGGAGAAAGAAGGTCTCGGCAACCCAGAGGTGGACAAGAGGATCAGTTAG